In the Moraxella osloensis genome, one interval contains:
- the argH gene encoding argininosuccinate lyase, with protein sequence MWGGRFSEATDSFVAEFTASVGFDQRFANQDIAGSIAHATMLAKAGIITEADKDQIVGGLTQIKQEIADGKFVWSVALEDVHMNVESRLTAMIGDVGKKLHTGRSRNDQVATDIRLYLRDQTDIILGLLKRLQTGLLDLASQHTDTIMPGFTHLQTAQPVSFGHHVMAWFEMLMRDSERLIDGRKRINQMPLGAAALAGTTYPIEREFTAQLLGFEGICQNSLDAVSDRDFAIEFASSASLLMMHLSRMSEEIILWMSAQFGFVVVPDRFCTGSSIMPQKKNPDVPELVRGKAARVFGDMITLLTLMKNQPLAYNKDNQEDKEPLFDVVDTVTGSLLAFADMLPNLIPNKENMRAATMKGYATATDLADYLVRKGLAFRDAHEVVGKAVALGVQKGVDLSELSLDELQGFSDLIGEDVFEYLTLEGSLNARNHIGGTAPNQVKMAIERGRQRIEQLGY encoded by the coding sequence ATGTGGGGTGGACGTTTTAGCGAAGCCACTGACAGTTTTGTCGCTGAATTTACCGCGTCTGTCGGATTTGACCAACGTTTTGCCAATCAAGACATCGCAGGCTCGATTGCTCATGCCACCATGCTTGCCAAAGCAGGGATTATTACCGAGGCGGACAAAGACCAAATCGTTGGCGGTTTAACCCAAATCAAACAAGAAATTGCCGATGGCAAATTTGTATGGTCGGTGGCGCTTGAAGACGTGCATATGAATGTGGAGTCTCGTCTGACCGCTATGATTGGCGATGTCGGCAAAAAACTACATACAGGGCGTAGCCGTAATGACCAAGTTGCAACCGATATTCGTTTATATCTGCGTGACCAAACCGATATTATTTTAGGATTACTAAAACGTCTACAAACGGGCCTACTTGATTTGGCAAGCCAGCATACCGACACTATCATGCCAGGCTTTACCCATCTACAGACCGCGCAGCCTGTCAGTTTTGGTCATCATGTGATGGCATGGTTTGAGATGCTAATGCGTGATAGCGAGCGCTTGATTGATGGTCGAAAACGTATCAACCAAATGCCATTAGGCGCCGCAGCGCTGGCAGGTACGACTTATCCGATTGAGCGGGAATTTACCGCACAGCTATTAGGCTTTGAAGGGATTTGTCAAAACTCATTAGATGCCGTATCCGACCGTGATTTTGCCATTGAATTTGCCAGTAGCGCAAGCCTGTTAATGATGCACTTGTCGCGTATGAGTGAAGAAATCATCTTGTGGATGTCAGCGCAATTTGGGTTTGTGGTCGTCCCCGATCGTTTTTGCACGGGTTCATCGATTATGCCACAAAAGAAGAACCCCGATGTGCCCGAGCTGGTACGGGGTAAAGCGGCACGCGTGTTTGGCGATATGATTACCCTATTGACCTTGATGAAAAACCAACCGCTGGCTTACAACAAAGACAACCAAGAAGATAAAGAGCCGCTATTTGATGTGGTAGATACTGTGACAGGGTCCCTACTTGCCTTTGCTGATATGCTACCAAACTTGATTCCAAACAAAGAAAATATGCGTGCTGCGACCATGAAAGGGTATGCGACCGCCACCGATTTGGCGGATTATCTAGTGCGTAAAGGCTTAGCCTTCCGCGACGCGCATGAAGTAGTGGGTAAAGCAGTAGCGTTAGGTGTGCAAAAAGGCGTAGATTTGAGTGAATTATCGCTCGATGAGCTTCAAGGCTTTAGCGACTTAATTGGTGAGGATGTATTTGAATATCTGACCCTTGAAGGCTCACTCAATGCCCGTAACCACATCGGCGGTACAGCGCCGAATCAAGTCAAAATGGCGATTGAACGTGGGCGTCAGCGTATCGAACAATTAGGTTATTAA
- the rpsP gene encoding 30S ribosomal protein S16: MVVIRLQRGGAKKRPFYQIVVTDSRNARDGRYIENIGFFNPLAQGQEVPVRINADAYQAWINKGAQPSDRVAALFKAASKAQATA, translated from the coding sequence ATGGTAGTTATCCGTTTACAACGCGGTGGTGCGAAAAAACGCCCATTTTATCAAATCGTGGTAACCGACTCACGCAATGCCCGTGACGGTCGTTACATCGAAAACATCGGGTTCTTTAACCCACTAGCGCAAGGTCAAGAAGTGCCAGTACGTATCAACGCTGACGCTTACCAAGCATGGATTAACAAAGGTGCACAACCTTCTGACCGTGTTGCCGCTTTATTTAAAGCAGCTAGCAAAGCACAAGCAACTGCTTAA
- the rimM gene encoding ribosome maturation factor RimM (Essential for efficient processing of 16S rRNA), producing MAKQPTDLHTNEANASLFKIGELKKPYGIHGWLWVFSFTEDREAIFDMQPWVINTAMGQKTLTVKNWRQQGKGYVVQLNEVPDRNIAETMFGVSLWAEKNNLSELAEDEYYWSDLIGLTVISQSENVILGRVKELFETGAHAIMVVEPTADSVDGEERLIPWHKQTIGEVNLAKQTLMVDWGSDY from the coding sequence ATGGCAAAACAACCGACAGACTTGCATACCAATGAGGCTAACGCATCGCTGTTTAAAATCGGCGAGCTAAAAAAGCCTTATGGCATTCATGGCTGGCTATGGGTATTTAGCTTTACTGAAGACCGTGAAGCGATATTTGATATGCAGCCTTGGGTCATCAATACTGCCATGGGTCAAAAGACCTTAACGGTAAAAAACTGGCGACAACAAGGTAAAGGCTACGTGGTACAACTTAACGAAGTACCCGACCGCAATATCGCAGAAACTATGTTTGGCGTGAGCCTTTGGGCAGAAAAAAACAATCTGTCTGAGCTTGCAGAAGACGAATATTATTGGTCAGATTTGATTGGCTTGACAGTGATTAGCCAGTCAGAAAATGTCATTTTAGGACGTGTAAAAGAGCTGTTTGAAACAGGGGCACATGCCATTATGGTAGTCGAGCCGACTGCGGATAGTGTGGATGGTGAAGAACGACTGATTCCTTGGCACAAACAGACCATTGGCGAGGTAAATTTAGCCAAGCAAACCCTGATGGTCGATTGGGGCAGTGATTACTAA
- a CDS encoding histidine kinase — MRLLELLIPSAKSRASIAKTEDTSQISLKRIKEPLTSTFFLPNLSEKQTIKLWASYIAFFSLVSILTYLTFTHDISLIIRHSIETVVMTSLIVTGEMVFVANSAKKFREFNWRSKQITYYLLSTSFIIVPLLSLLGRLLLFFTLGYEVSLNALILETIANTLFTFLMIAVLLTYFEIQYQNIRRAELRTQQKLIEQNEQLKARITPHFFFNLLNTMQYLIETDPYEAERMIRHISNLYRVSFDETREIALLDEMELCESYLSIEKYRFDKKLKVTWQLPDEDLLYDMVITSLSLQMVIEKLIVLIVENSTDPIDINISIDWQNDVAKIDVEIELPTTTYQLICQDIHQKLQFNSQLAILRQYFGHEASIHFELSGHLLVTQIRYPLKDVAAF, encoded by the coding sequence ATGAGATTGCTAGAGCTGTTAATTCCCTCTGCAAAATCTAGGGCTAGTATAGCAAAAACTGAGGATACCTCACAAATTTCACTCAAGCGGATTAAAGAGCCGCTCACGAGCACTTTTTTCCTGCCCAATCTAAGCGAAAAACAGACCATTAAACTGTGGGCAAGCTATATCGCGTTTTTTTCACTGGTTTCGATTTTAACCTATTTAACTTTTACCCATGATATCAGTTTGATTATCCGCCATAGTATTGAAACGGTGGTGATGACTAGCTTAATTGTGACGGGTGAAATGGTTTTTGTGGCGAATTCTGCCAAAAAATTCAGAGAATTTAATTGGCGTTCAAAACAAATCACCTACTATCTGCTATCGACTTCGTTTATTATCGTGCCGTTACTTAGCTTGCTAGGTCGGTTGCTGTTATTCTTTACGCTCGGCTATGAAGTCAGTTTAAATGCGCTGATATTAGAAACCATTGCGAATACTTTGTTTACTTTTTTGATGATAGCGGTGCTGCTCACTTATTTTGAGATACAGTATCAAAATATTCGCCGCGCTGAACTGCGTACCCAACAAAAACTCATCGAACAAAACGAGCAGTTAAAGGCGCGTATCACCCCGCATTTTTTCTTTAATTTACTCAATACTATGCAGTACTTGATAGAAACCGATCCGTATGAAGCCGAGAGAATGATTCGTCATATCTCAAATTTGTATCGGGTGAGCTTTGATGAAACGCGTGAGATTGCACTCCTTGATGAGATGGAGCTATGCGAAAGCTATTTGAGCATCGAAAAATACCGTTTTGATAAAAAGCTGAAAGTAACTTGGCAGTTGCCCGATGAAGATTTGCTCTATGATATGGTGATTACCTCGCTGTCGCTGCAAATGGTGATTGAAAAACTGATTGTACTGATTGTTGAAAACAGCACCGACCCGATTGACATTAATATTAGTATCGATTGGCAAAACGATGTTGCCAAAATTGATGTCGAAATTGAGCTGCCGACCACGACGTATCAGCTGATTTGTCAAGATATTCACCAAAAACTGCAGTTTAACAGTCAACTGGCAATTTTACGTCAGTACTTTGGTCATGAAGCCAGCATTCACTTTGAATTATCTGGACATTTGTTAGTGACTCAAATTCGTTATCCCCTCAAAGATGTCGCGGCTTTTTAG
- the trmD gene encoding tRNA (guanosine(37)-N1)-methyltransferase TrmD produces the protein MFFAVITILPDMFASITDFGITGRALARKQAEILLINPRDFTTDNYRRIDERPFGGGPGMVMMAEPLQKAIDYAKTQANARGKTCPVVYLSPQGKTLSESRVLDFCQYDGLILLCGRYEGIDERLLSQYVDIECSIGDYVLTGGELPAMVLMDSVIRRLPNVMGDDLSAQQDSFVDGLLDCPQYTKPTEYQGIKVPDVLLSGHHANIAKWRFIQQATRTQLRRPDLWQAFVPTKQQQKWLTEAAQSAKDSNPDSST, from the coding sequence ATGTTTTTTGCGGTGATAACCATTTTACCCGATATGTTCGCAAGTATCACCGATTTTGGCATCACTGGGCGGGCGCTGGCTCGCAAGCAAGCGGAAATCTTGCTGATTAACCCAAGAGACTTTACCACAGACAATTATCGGCGTATCGATGAGCGTCCGTTTGGTGGGGGTCCTGGTATGGTAATGATGGCAGAACCGTTACAAAAAGCCATCGACTATGCCAAAACGCAAGCCAATGCGCGCGGTAAAACCTGTCCTGTGGTGTATTTATCGCCACAAGGCAAGACACTGAGCGAAAGCAGGGTGCTTGATTTTTGCCAATATGACGGCTTGATTTTGTTATGCGGTCGTTATGAAGGCATTGATGAGAGACTACTGAGTCAGTATGTCGATATCGAGTGCTCAATTGGTGATTACGTGCTGACAGGCGGCGAATTGCCTGCGATGGTATTGATGGATAGTGTGATACGCCGATTGCCCAATGTGATGGGCGATGATTTATCGGCGCAGCAAGACTCCTTCGTGGATGGCTTGCTCGATTGTCCACAATATACCAAACCGACTGAATATCAAGGCATCAAAGTGCCTGACGTGCTGTTGTCAGGGCATCATGCCAACATCGCCAAGTGGCGATTTATTCAGCAGGCAACACGCACCCAGCTAAGACGTCCTGATTTGTGGCAAGCATTTGTGCCAACCAAACAGCAACAAAAATGGCTGACAGAAGCAGCGCAATCTGCTAAAGACAGCAACCCAGATTCATCCACTTGA
- a CDS encoding LytR/AlgR family response regulator transcription factor, producing the protein MRVVICDDEPLARERLTRIVREEGHEVVAQAATGIEAIAKVKETAPDVILLDIRMPEMDGIRCAKELNELKNPPAIIFVTAYDHYAIAAFKAHAIGYLLKPANKEELLQVLSRASLLSNAQLNEISRLEDPLAQSNRQHIAARTHRGVELIALQDIYYFTADQKYVQIRHKGGTVLIDETLKELEQEFGDAFFRIHRNALINVNYLEMLEAIDQGQYQVRFKGLPDQLAVSRRHLPLLRDKIQSM; encoded by the coding sequence ATGAGAGTTGTGATCTGTGACGATGAGCCATTGGCCCGAGAGAGGCTAACACGCATCGTAAGAGAAGAAGGACATGAGGTTGTTGCACAGGCAGCCACAGGTATTGAGGCCATTGCAAAAGTCAAAGAAACCGCACCCGATGTAATTTTGTTAGACATTCGTATGCCAGAAATGGATGGTATCCGCTGCGCCAAAGAGCTCAATGAACTTAAAAATCCACCAGCCATTATTTTTGTGACCGCGTACGACCATTATGCGATTGCCGCATTCAAAGCACACGCGATTGGCTATTTGCTAAAGCCTGCTAACAAAGAAGAGTTGTTACAGGTACTATCGAGAGCGTCATTGCTTAGTAATGCACAGCTCAATGAAATCAGTCGATTAGAAGACCCGTTAGCACAGTCAAATCGTCAGCATATTGCGGCGCGTACCCATCGCGGGGTGGAGCTGATTGCGCTACAAGATATCTATTACTTTACAGCGGACCAAAAATACGTGCAAATCCGTCATAAAGGCGGCACGGTTTTAATTGATGAAACCCTCAAAGAGCTTGAACAAGAATTTGGGGATGCGTTCTTTCGTATCCATCGCAATGCGTTAATCAATGTTAACTACCTAGAAATGCTTGAAGCGATTGACCAAGGTCAGTACCAAGTGCGTTTCAAAGGTTTGCCCGACCAGCTTGCCGTTAGTCGCCGTCATTTGCCATTACTACGCGATAAAATCCAATCAATGTAG
- a CDS encoding AAA family ATPase, giving the protein MNFEVHIKNLGKVGNATIPITPLTIITGANGSGKSFFTKSLYSILTTLNKNLFRDSINQEIAVIDRLLQILTENLSRKSKTDIEEIDLLREATNEIQQRLEELNFLDLESYLLTIKKLEPNTKRLKRLLQNFEKRIKGTKTKFASIEHLLQASNQRLVSIEKKITNSPNSYYEFIISRINNELNSNFQIKSSNELISFKEDFATISIDRLFEYQINRGSNNDIDLKLDFSESIRSLNEIVFFESPAYWKVREALIYRQDVARFENYENRILTGVPKYFYDLDRLFNLNLTTTGKNEFEDLAKKIEEILQGSFKFDKGTLTYIDNITSREIPKNLISFGMTNLGMIHALLQKEIITRGSFIFIDEPESNLHPEWQILLAEILVELANNGVNVVIATHSSDMLKALEVNLKEKDLVEDKSFISTTYFTNNGGLLELDGELPIDKLNSARAELLKPYQRMNIRKQGFFDD; this is encoded by the coding sequence ATGAATTTTGAGGTTCATATAAAGAATTTAGGCAAAGTAGGAAATGCTACAATTCCTATAACCCCTTTGACTATTATCACAGGAGCAAATGGTAGTGGTAAAAGTTTTTTTACTAAATCATTATATTCTATTTTAACAACTTTGAATAAAAATTTGTTTAGAGACAGTATTAATCAGGAAATTGCTGTTATAGATAGGCTTTTACAAATATTGACAGAAAATTTATCTCGAAAGAGCAAAACTGATATTGAAGAAATAGATTTACTTAGAGAAGCTACCAATGAGATTCAGCAAAGACTAGAAGAGTTAAATTTTCTGGATTTAGAGTCGTATCTTTTAACAATTAAAAAGCTTGAACCTAACACTAAGCGACTTAAAAGATTACTCCAAAATTTTGAAAAACGAATTAAAGGCACTAAAACGAAATTTGCTTCAATTGAACATCTTTTACAAGCATCTAATCAAAGACTGGTTTCAATTGAGAAAAAAATAACTAATAGTCCAAATTCTTACTATGAGTTTATAATCTCAAGAATAAATAATGAATTAAACAGCAACTTCCAAATTAAGTCATCAAATGAACTTATATCATTTAAAGAAGACTTTGCAACTATTTCAATAGACAGATTATTTGAATATCAAATAAATAGAGGTTCTAACAATGATATTGATTTAAAGTTAGATTTTTCGGAAAGTATACGAAGTTTAAACGAAATTGTCTTTTTTGAATCTCCAGCCTATTGGAAAGTTAGAGAAGCATTAATATATAGGCAGGATGTTGCAAGATTTGAAAATTATGAAAACCGCATACTTACAGGTGTTCCAAAATACTTTTATGACTTAGATAGATTATTTAATTTAAATTTGACAACTACTGGTAAAAACGAATTTGAAGACTTAGCAAAAAAAATTGAAGAAATTTTGCAAGGCAGTTTTAAATTTGATAAAGGAACATTGACTTATATTGATAATATAACTTCAAGAGAAATTCCAAAAAATCTTATTTCCTTTGGTATGACTAATCTTGGAATGATTCATGCCTTACTTCAAAAAGAAATTATAACTAGAGGCTCATTTATTTTTATAGATGAACCAGAGTCAAACTTACATCCTGAATGGCAGATTTTGCTTGCAGAAATTTTGGTTGAACTAGCTAATAATGGTGTAAATGTTGTTATAGCTACTCATAGTTCAGATATGTTAAAAGCTTTAGAAGTAAATTTAAAAGAAAAGGATTTAGTTGAAGATAAATCTTTTATTTCAACAACATATTTTACAAACAATGGTGGCTTATTAGAATTAGATGGTGAACTCCCAATTGATAAACTGAACTCTGCAAGAGCAGAATTGTTAAAACCTTACCAAAGAATGAATATTAGAAAGCAAGGTTTCTTTGATGATTGA
- the hisA gene encoding 1-(5-phosphoribosyl)-5-[(5-phosphoribosylamino)methylideneamino]imidazole-4-carboxamide isomerase, producing MTTLSTTPTLIIPAIDLKDGKCVRLKQGRMEDDTVFSDDPVAMASRWVKEGARRLHLVDLNGAFDGVPVHKDVVTAIAKAYPNLPIQLGGGIRSLDTIRHYLEAGLTYIIIGTKAVEQPEFVEQACQEFAGHIIVGIDAKDGMVATHGWANVTDVKAVDLAKRFADAGVSSIVYTDIARDGMMQGVNVEQTVNLAKEGGIPVIASGGVTDLQDIENLKPYSDYLEGIITGRAIYEGTLDIAAAQALLDS from the coding sequence ATGACGACGTTATCAACTACGCCAACTTTAATTATCCCTGCCATTGACCTCAAAGACGGCAAATGTGTCCGCCTAAAACAAGGGCGTATGGAAGACGATACCGTATTTAGTGACGACCCTGTCGCAATGGCAAGCCGCTGGGTAAAAGAAGGTGCTCGACGCTTGCATTTGGTGGATTTAAACGGTGCTTTCGATGGCGTACCTGTGCATAAAGACGTCGTCACCGCGATTGCCAAAGCCTACCCAAATTTACCTATACAACTCGGTGGTGGTATCCGTAGCCTTGACACCATCCGTCATTATTTAGAAGCAGGCTTGACCTATATTATTATCGGTACCAAAGCGGTCGAACAACCTGAATTTGTTGAACAAGCGTGTCAGGAATTTGCCGGTCATATCATTGTGGGTATTGATGCCAAAGATGGCATGGTAGCGACACATGGCTGGGCAAATGTCACCGATGTCAAAGCAGTGGATTTGGCAAAACGCTTTGCCGATGCAGGCGTATCTTCTATCGTCTATACTGATATTGCGCGTGATGGCATGATGCAAGGCGTCAATGTCGAGCAAACGGTCAACTTGGCAAAAGAAGGCGGTATTCCGGTGATTGCCTCAGGTGGGGTGACGGACTTACAAGACATCGAAAATCTAAAACCCTACAGTGATTATCTTGAAGGTATCATTACAGGCCGTGCCATTTATGAAGGCACTCTCGATATTGCTGCGGCGCAGGCGCTTCTCGATAGCTAA
- the rplS gene encoding 50S ribosomal protein L19 → MSNKHPLVQQIENSQLKQDVPSFGPGDTVVVQVKVREGDRERLQAFEGVVIAKRNRGLNSAFTVRKISSGVGVERAFQTHSPQIAKIEVKRRGDVRRAKLYYLRDRSGKSARIREKLSVRKEEAQA, encoded by the coding sequence ATGAGTAACAAACATCCTTTGGTTCAACAAATCGAAAACAGCCAGCTTAAGCAAGACGTACCAAGTTTTGGTCCTGGTGACACTGTTGTCGTACAAGTAAAAGTGCGTGAAGGCGACCGTGAGCGTCTACAAGCATTTGAAGGTGTTGTTATCGCTAAACGTAATCGCGGCTTAAACTCTGCGTTTACCGTACGTAAAATCTCTAGTGGTGTAGGTGTTGAGCGTGCGTTCCAAACCCATTCACCACAAATTGCAAAAATTGAAGTAAAACGTCGTGGTGATGTACGCCGTGCCAAACTTTACTACCTACGTGACCGTTCTGGTAAATCAGCACGTATCCGTGAAAAACTGTCAGTGCGTAAAGAAGAAGCGCAAGCTTAA
- the nhaD gene encoding sodium:proton antiporter NhaD, protein MLYVVIAGIFILGYMAIAFEHNIHVNKAASALLTAIALWVLLTFGIDTLVANHSVTASLANHQDSLHFVGEQLREHLAEIAEILFFLMGAMAIVELIDAHDGFRVITDKIHTKNASKLLAIITIITFFLSSLLDNLTTTIVMVSLVSKIIDDQKMRWYFAGLIVIAANAGGAWSPVGDVTTTMLWIGGQITATGIMANVFIPSIVCTLIPMGLVMMQLKGQTVNAPILPSGQESDSELASMPIEQRIESLHATIKSNAQDSISQKTRMTVLLLGLGALAFVPIFKTITHLPPYVGVLFGLAVLWMVTEIMHRHQDDYIRERIGVEGVLSRIDIPSILFFLGILLAVAALATAGILGDVAKWLDATFGNVYVINVMIGLLSSIVDNVPLVAGAMNMYPLTTDASIAQAAASEAARLELFRQDGMFWEFLAYCAGTGGSCLIIGSAAGVAAMGMEKIPFMWYMKKITWLALIGYLVGAGVYVLIETMIR, encoded by the coding sequence ATGTTATACGTGGTGATAGCAGGGATTTTTATATTAGGGTATATGGCGATTGCCTTTGAGCACAACATCCATGTCAACAAAGCTGCCAGCGCGCTACTGACTGCGATTGCGTTATGGGTACTGCTGACCTTTGGTATCGATACGCTTGTTGCCAACCATTCGGTGACCGCCAGTCTTGCCAATCATCAAGATTCTTTGCATTTTGTCGGCGAGCAGTTACGTGAGCATCTAGCAGAAATCGCCGAGATTTTGTTCTTTTTGATGGGCGCGATGGCGATTGTTGAGCTGATTGATGCGCATGATGGCTTTCGAGTGATTACCGATAAAATCCATACCAAAAATGCCAGTAAGCTACTCGCCATTATTACCATTATCACCTTTTTTCTCTCATCGTTACTCGACAACTTAACCACCACCATTGTGATGGTATCACTGGTGTCAAAAATCATCGATGACCAAAAAATGCGATGGTATTTTGCCGGTCTTATTGTGATTGCGGCCAATGCGGGCGGTGCTTGGTCACCTGTGGGTGATGTCACCACCACCATGCTATGGATTGGCGGGCAGATTACCGCAACGGGCATTATGGCAAATGTGTTTATCCCAAGTATCGTATGTACGTTAATCCCCATGGGCTTGGTGATGATGCAGCTAAAGGGTCAAACCGTGAACGCGCCTATACTGCCAAGCGGACAAGAATCTGACAGTGAATTGGCTAGTATGCCTATAGAGCAGCGTATCGAAAGCCTACATGCTACCATCAAATCAAACGCCCAAGACAGCATCAGTCAAAAAACGCGCATGACAGTGTTACTGCTGGGCTTAGGTGCATTGGCATTTGTGCCAATTTTTAAAACCATTACCCATTTGCCGCCTTATGTGGGCGTGTTATTTGGCTTGGCAGTACTGTGGATGGTCACTGAAATCATGCACCGTCACCAAGATGACTATATCCGTGAGCGTATCGGGGTTGAAGGCGTATTAAGCCGTATTGATATTCCCAGTATTTTATTTTTCCTCGGTATTTTATTGGCGGTGGCAGCACTTGCCACTGCGGGCATACTCGGTGACGTAGCAAAATGGCTGGATGCCACTTTTGGCAATGTGTATGTCATCAACGTCATGATTGGCTTGTTATCCTCAATCGTGGACAACGTGCCTTTGGTAGCAGGGGCAATGAATATGTATCCACTGACCACCGATGCCAGTATCGCGCAAGCGGCGGCATCTGAAGCGGCGCGCCTTGAGCTGTTCCGTCAAGATGGCATGTTTTGGGAGTTTTTGGCTTATTGTGCGGGGACAGGCGGTAGCTGTTTGATTATCGGCTCAGCCGCGGGCGTGGCAGCGATGGGTATGGAGAAAATCCCGTTTATGTGGTACATGAAAAAAATCACTTGGCTTGCACTGATTGGCTATCTGGTCGGGGCAGGGGTGTATGTGCTGATTGAAACCATGATTCGATAA
- a CDS encoding oxidative damage protection protein, with protein METYNPADHMVMCRKYKQKLPKMAKPPFPNKLGEELQNTVSAKAWNEWLEHQTMLINENHLSMIDPEAKKFITEQRNKFLDNEDYERPKGWTAKKS; from the coding sequence ATGGAAACTTATAACCCCGCTGACCACATGGTCATGTGCCGTAAATACAAACAAAAGCTACCCAAAATGGCAAAACCGCCGTTTCCTAACAAGCTTGGCGAAGAACTGCAAAACACCGTGTCTGCCAAAGCGTGGAACGAATGGTTAGAGCACCAAACCATGCTCATCAATGAAAATCACTTAAGCATGATTGACCCAGAAGCCAAAAAATTTATTACCGAGCAGCGCAATAAATTTTTGGATAATGAAGATTACGAACGCCCCAAAGGCTGGACGGCTAAGAAATCATAG
- a CDS encoding gamma-glutamylcyclotransferase family protein, producing the protein MPKLFSYGTLQQENVQLATFGRTLVGSKDQLIGYQLGEIEITDDNVLAKSGKRFHPILLKTNNPTDKVAGVIFDITDDELAQADRYEVDAYARVEGHFDSGATAWIYADASDLD; encoded by the coding sequence ATGCCAAAACTATTCTCGTATGGCACATTACAACAAGAAAATGTACAGCTAGCCACCTTTGGGCGTACACTGGTGGGTAGTAAAGACCAACTTATTGGCTACCAGTTGGGTGAAATCGAAATCACCGATGACAATGTGCTCGCCAAAAGTGGTAAACGTTTTCATCCGATACTACTTAAAACCAATAACCCAACCGACAAAGTGGCAGGTGTGATTTTTGACATTACCGATGATGAGCTTGCCCAAGCCGACCGCTACGAAGTCGATGCCTACGCACGAGTAGAAGGTCACTTTGACAGTGGCGCTACCGCTTGGATTTATGCCGATGCAAGCGACTTAGACTAG